DNA from Acidobacteriota bacterium:
CGTCCCAACACTCAACTTGTCGAATTCCTGAACTGCGGTCGCACAATCCATGATGAAGATCCGACTGGATTCTGCAAGGCTGTTAAGAAATTCTTGGACGCGTTATAGTTTCTGCTGAAAGTTGAAGTAGTTAATAAAGATAATGGGTTACTGATGGGTTATTCAATTGACATTAATATAGTTGTATTGTAATAATTCAGTGAAAACTTTGAGGTTATTTTGCACGGCATGAAGAGGATTAGATATTTGATAACAGGAACTGGGCCTGCTGGAATTGGAGCAGCTGAAGAAATCCTTAAAAGAGATAAAAACCCAGAGATAATAATCTTCTCAAAGGAGCCTTACCTTCCCTACTCCCGAGCTCTATTACCTTACCTCCTTTCTTCTCAAATTAAAGAAGAGGAAATCTATTATGACCGCAAAGATGTATACAAAAATCCTAATGTTTCTCTAAAATTGGGCGAAAAAGTTTCTAGTATTGATTTTAAAAAAAATCAAATAATTATAAATAATAATAAAAAAATTTCTTTTGATTACCTTCTTATCGCCACTGGTGGTAGAACTCTACTTCCTGAAATAGAAGGAATAAACAGTTCTAAAATATCTTCTTTCTCAACCTTAGATGATTATAAAACAATCCAGCATAAAATTAAGAGCACAAAAAAAGCAGTTGTAATCGGAGGAGGTCTTGTAGGAGTAAAAGCAGCAATCAGTTTAAAGAAGTTAGGAGTTAATGTCATATTAATTGAATTACTTAGTAATATTCTAAATACTATATTAGATAAAGAAGGTTCTTCAACTCTGGAAAAATTTTTAGAAAAAAAGGGGATCGAGATAAGGGTAAATTCAAAAATTGAGAGAATAATTTTTAAAAGGGATGGTGAATTATCAGGAGTAACATTAGAAGGAGGGGAAAAGATTGAATCAGATATGGTTATAAACGCAGCAGGAATTCGACCGAATCTTGAAATAGTGGAAGACTCGGAAATAAAAACAAATCAGGGAATTATCGTTGATAAACATCTAAAAACTAACATTGAAAATGTCTATGCTGCAGGAGATGTAGCTGAAGCATATGACATGTTAAGACAGAGTTATTGGATAAATCCTAATTGGACCTGCGCATTTCAGCAGGGAAGGATTGCAGGAGCAAACATGGCTGGAGCCAATGAAGAATATTCAGGAAGTTTTGCAATGAATTCCCTTGAGTTTTATAGTTTACCATGTATATCAATGGGAATTGTAAATGCCAGTTCTCAAGCAATGCATGAAGTAAAAAGAGTCATTCCTGCAAGGGATATTTACAGAAAAATTTTTATAAAGGATGGAAAATTGATTGGAGCAATATTAATAGGAGATTTAGAAAGGGCAGGGACTTTAAATTTCCTTTTAAGGAATCAAATTGATGTCTCCAATGTAGCAGAGGATATTCTTGATGACAAATATAATTTTATAGCGCTTTTAAAAGAACTCAGAAAAAAGGAAATGCTCGGTGAAGTAACATGGCCAGAAAGTCTTAGTTCCACTGAGAAATATAAGAAACACATTGATTTAGAAAAATGGACTCAACGGGTATCTCAAGAAGATGAAAAATAAATACATTAGGGAGATTGCATATCTTGTCTGAAGACATTTACTTAAGAAGCAATGTTTATGAGGTTGAGTTAACATCCGGAAAAATTCATTCTTATCATACTCCATTCAAAGTAATACAGGGATTTTTGGGAGGACGCGGGTTAAATATGTACTATCTTTACAAATTCCTAAAACCTAAAATAGACCCCCTTTCTCCTGAAAATGTTTTGATATTTGGAACTGGGCTTCTAACAGGAACAGGGGTTCCCAATTCAGGAAGGTTCAATGTTTCTACTCACTCTCCAGAATCCGATGCACTCGGTGATGCAAATTGTGGAGGATTCTTTGGACCTTATCTTCGATATGCAGGAATTGATAGATTGATAATAAAAGGAAAATCAAACCATCCATGTTATCTCTATATCGAAAACGGAAATATCGATATAAGGGATGCTTCTTCATATTGGGGGTTAAACACTGTAGATTGCCAGAGAAAGATGCGTCAGGATTTAGGTTCTGACATTCAGATTGCTTGTATTGGAGA
Protein-coding regions in this window:
- a CDS encoding FAD-dependent oxidoreductase, which produces MKRIRYLITGTGPAGIGAAEEILKRDKNPEIIIFSKEPYLPYSRALLPYLLSSQIKEEEIYYDRKDVYKNPNVSLKLGEKVSSIDFKKNQIIINNNKKISFDYLLIATGGRTLLPEIEGINSSKISSFSTLDDYKTIQHKIKSTKKAVVIGGGLVGVKAAISLKKLGVNVILIELLSNILNTILDKEGSSTLEKFLEKKGIEIRVNSKIERIIFKRDGELSGVTLEGGEKIESDMVINAAGIRPNLEIVEDSEIKTNQGIIVDKHLKTNIENVYAAGDVAEAYDMLRQSYWINPNWTCAFQQGRIAGANMAGANEEYSGSFAMNSLEFYSLPCISMGIVNASSQAMHEVKRVIPARDIYRKIFIKDGKLIGAILIGDLERAGTLNFLLRNQIDVSNVAEDILDDKYNFIALLKELRKKEMLGEVTWPESLSSTEKYKKHIDLEKWTQRVSQEDEK